From a single Meiothermus sp. CFH 77666 genomic region:
- a CDS encoding ABC transporter ATP-binding protein, translating to MLEAINLHKRYHQGEIDVVAVDHFTYRFPTGLTAIVGPSGSGKTTLLNLLAGFDVPSEGEVRLDTTPLSTLSEDGRSEVRLKHMGFVFQQWNLIPTLTALENVAFPMMLAGYGFKERAARAASLLEAVGLGKRGKHLPSKLSGGEQQRVAIARALALNPPILFADEPTGNLDSVSGARVVELLLHQAQEGRTVILVTHDLELARKAERILHLKDGRLLKEEDATRGAKQTQAIEHA from the coding sequence ATGCTCGAGGCCATTAACCTGCACAAGCGCTACCACCAGGGCGAGATAGACGTGGTGGCGGTGGATCATTTCACCTATCGCTTTCCCACCGGCCTGACCGCCATTGTGGGGCCCTCGGGTTCGGGTAAGACCACCCTCTTGAACCTGCTGGCGGGGTTTGATGTACCCAGCGAAGGGGAGGTACGGCTGGACACCACGCCGCTTTCGACCCTGTCCGAGGATGGCCGTTCGGAGGTGCGCCTCAAACACATGGGCTTTGTGTTTCAGCAGTGGAACCTGATTCCCACCCTGACCGCCCTGGAAAACGTGGCCTTTCCCATGATGCTGGCAGGCTATGGCTTCAAGGAGCGCGCCGCCAGGGCTGCCAGCCTGCTGGAGGCAGTAGGGCTGGGAAAGCGGGGCAAGCATCTGCCCAGTAAACTCTCGGGCGGAGAGCAGCAGCGGGTGGCCATTGCCCGCGCTCTGGCTCTCAACCCCCCCATTCTGTTTGCCGACGAACCCACCGGCAACCTCGACTCGGTTTCGGGGGCCCGGGTGGTGGAGCTGCTGCTGCACCAGGCCCAGGAGGGCCGCACGGTGATTCTGGTTACGCACGACCTCGAGCTCGCCCGCAAGGCCGAACGCATCCTGCACCTCAAGGATGGAAGGCTGCTGAAAGAAGAAGATGCCACCAGGGGCGCTAAGCAAACCCAGGCCATTGAACACGCCTGA